A window of the Bacteroidota bacterium genome harbors these coding sequences:
- a CDS encoding GH3 auxin-responsive promoter family protein has protein sequence MALLNSFASWLMTKRMHQIELFMKYPHEVQREWFRKLIDAARETEWGKKFSYRSIETYNHFSGRIPLQDYETMKPYIERIRRGEQNVLWNTEIKWFAKSSGTTSDKSKFIPVSEESLEECHYKGGKDMVSIYCNNYPETQLFTGKNLALAGSHYTDSFENYESYHGDVSAIIMKHLPLWAEFLRAPELSIALLSNFEEKLEKMARATMNENVTSIAGVPSWTNVLLKRILEISGKKNIKEVWPNLEVYFHGGVNFSPYKENFKQLYGKGNVHHFELYNASEGFFGLQDQKKSSELLLMLDYGIFYEFIPMDNGESEKIIPLEEVKTGQNYAMVISTNAGLWRYQLGDTIKFTSTNPYRFRITGRTKHFLNAFGEEVIIDNAEKAIKIACEKTDSLVKEFTAAPVFMSFDSTQDEKSGAHEWLIEFEKSPEDLNYFTEVLDNALKSLNSDYEAKRFNNFVLRLPVVRKMKEETFYNWLKEKNKLGGQNKIPRLYNERKYVEEILAMK, from the coding sequence ATGGCATTGCTGAATTCCTTCGCCTCCTGGCTCATGACCAAACGCATGCACCAGATTGAATTGTTCATGAAATATCCGCATGAAGTGCAGCGCGAATGGTTCCGCAAATTAATTGACGCAGCACGGGAAACAGAATGGGGGAAAAAATTTTCTTATCGCTCTATCGAAACCTACAATCATTTTTCCGGAAGAATTCCATTGCAGGATTATGAAACAATGAAGCCATACATCGAGCGAATTCGCAGAGGCGAGCAAAATGTTTTATGGAACACCGAAATAAAATGGTTCGCAAAATCTTCCGGCACCACGAGCGATAAAAGCAAATTCATTCCCGTGAGCGAAGAATCGCTCGAAGAATGTCATTACAAAGGCGGCAAGGATATGGTTTCGATTTATTGCAACAATTATCCTGAAACGCAACTTTTCACAGGAAAAAATCTCGCACTTGCCGGAAGCCATTACACCGATAGTTTTGAAAATTATGAATCGTATCACGGAGATGTTTCCGCTATTATTATGAAACATCTTCCGTTATGGGCAGAATTTTTGCGTGCGCCAGAATTATCCATTGCGCTTCTCAGCAACTTCGAAGAAAAACTGGAGAAGATGGCGCGCGCTACTATGAATGAAAATGTAACGAGCATTGCGGGCGTTCCATCGTGGACAAATGTTTTGCTGAAACGTATTCTGGAAATTTCCGGGAAGAAAAATATAAAAGAAGTTTGGCCGAACCTTGAAGTTTATTTTCACGGTGGCGTGAATTTTTCTCCCTACAAAGAAAACTTCAAACAACTTTATGGAAAAGGAAATGTTCATCACTTTGAACTGTACAATGCATCGGAAGGATTTTTTGGTTTGCAGGACCAGAAAAAATCAAGCGAACTTTTACTCATGCTTGATTACGGAATCTTCTATGAATTTATTCCGATGGATAACGGGGAAAGTGAAAAAATAATTCCGCTGGAAGAAGTGAAAACCGGACAGAACTACGCGATGGTGATTTCAACCAATGCCGGTTTGTGGCGCTATCAATTGGGCGATACAATTAAATTTACTTCCACTAATCCATATCGTTTCAGAATAACAGGGCGCACAAAACATTTTCTGAATGCTTTTGGAGAAGAAGTAATCATTGACAACGCTGAGAAAGCAATTAAAATTGCCTGCGAGAAAACAGATTCGCTTGTGAAAGAATTTACAGCCGCTCCCGTTTTCATGTCCTTCGACTCCACTCAGGATGAAAAAAGTGGTGCGCACGAATGGCTGATTGAATTTGAAAAATCACCCGAAGATTTGAATTACTTCACGGAAGTTCTGGACAACGCATTGAAATCTTTAAACTCCGATTACGAAGCGAAACGATTTAATAATTTCGTGCTTCGCTTGCCGGTTGTGAGAAAAATGAAAGAAGAAACTTTTTACAACTGGCTGAAAGAAAAAAATAAACTGGGGGGACAAAATAAAATTCCAAGATTGTACAATGAAAGAAAATATGTGGAAGAAATTTTAGCAATGAAATAA
- a CDS encoding deoxynucleoside kinase: protein MHIAVSGNIGSGKTTLTTLLAKHYKWTPEFEDADGNPYLNDFYEDMQRWSFNLQVFFLNSRFQQVIEIRKNKKNIIQDRTIYEDANIFAPNLHAMGLMTTRDFENYIALFNLMQSFVQPPDLLIYLRASIPTLVEQIQKRGREYEKAIRLDYLQRLNERYEAWITKYEDEHKTSRLLIIDIDENKFSEKKDDLGKIIRKIDAELHGLFRK from the coding sequence ATGCATATTGCGGTTTCAGGAAACATCGGTTCCGGAAAAACCACACTCACCACGCTTCTCGCAAAACATTATAAATGGACTCCGGAGTTTGAAGATGCTGACGGAAATCCGTACCTCAACGATTTTTATGAAGACATGCAGCGCTGGTCATTTAATCTCCAGGTTTTTTTTCTGAACAGCCGTTTTCAGCAGGTGATTGAAATTCGCAAGAATAAAAAAAATATTATTCAGGACAGAACCATTTACGAAGACGCAAATATTTTTGCTCCCAATCTTCACGCAATGGGTTTGATGACCACGCGCGATTTTGAAAACTACATTGCACTTTTCAATCTTATGCAGTCGTTTGTTCAGCCGCCCGATTTGCTGATTTATCTGCGCGCATCTATTCCAACTTTGGTCGAGCAAATTCAAAAACGCGGTCGCGAATATGAAAAAGCAATCCGCCTCGATTATCTTCAGCGGTTAAACGAACGTTACGAAGCATGGATTACAAAATACGAAGACGAGCATAAAACCAGCCGCCTGCTCATCATTGACATAGATGAAAATAAATTTTCGGAAAAGAAAGATGACTTGGGAAAAATTATTCGGAAAATTGACGCGGAACTTCACGGCTTGTTCAGGAAATAA
- a CDS encoding undecaprenyl/decaprenyl-phosphate alpha-N-acetylglucosaminyl 1-phosphate transferase → MIYFYIAFFTCAFLFSFLINALFLRFAHTLGIRDKKETIIRWANTSKPALGGISFYIVFLISLASYSMFFQAQEVLWNKKVVGLLGTATLAFMMGLSDDAYNTKPLLKLFVQILCGVILCYSGIHIGIFSDMMMNYFLTIIWVVGIMNSVNMLDNMDAIASIVSIFIFSAAAILIYFSGAHNNIHFLVLIGLIGSLSGFLFFNWNPSKLYMGDTGSQVIGLMLAAIGIIYFWNDSASMNNSIFVSKQLLMVAVAYILPLADTTIVIINRLAQKTSPFVGGRDHTTHNLFYRGITEKRIAVLFGGIGFSSLVIVYIMETKISSWGIEEFSLFSIFPITVFFFLFAVTRIKKNIFNQEEKNLEKNSAKDLVKHAEKHLS, encoded by the coding sequence ATGATATATTTTTACATTGCGTTTTTTACTTGCGCATTTCTTTTTTCTTTCCTTATTAATGCGCTGTTCCTCCGCTTTGCGCACACGCTTGGAATACGGGATAAAAAAGAAACCATCATCCGCTGGGCAAACACATCCAAACCCGCGCTTGGAGGAATTTCATTTTATATTGTGTTTCTGATTTCACTCGCATCCTACTCCATGTTTTTTCAGGCGCAGGAAGTTTTATGGAACAAAAAAGTTGTCGGATTACTCGGCACTGCAACGCTTGCCTTTATGATGGGATTAAGCGATGATGCCTACAACACAAAACCGCTTTTGAAATTATTCGTACAGATTTTATGCGGAGTAATTCTTTGCTATTCCGGAATTCACATCGGAATTTTTTCAGACATGATGATGAATTATTTTCTGACAATTATCTGGGTAGTCGGAATTATGAATTCGGTGAACATGCTTGACAACATGGATGCGATTGCCTCCATTGTTTCCATTTTTATTTTTTCCGCTGCTGCAATACTGATTTATTTTTCTGGCGCGCACAACAATATTCATTTTCTCGTGCTCATCGGGTTGATTGGTTCGCTTTCCGGATTTTTATTTTTCAACTGGAATCCTTCCAAACTTTATATGGGCGACACAGGAAGCCAGGTCATCGGGCTAATGCTTGCCGCTATCGGAATAATTTACTTCTGGAACGATTCGGCTTCCATGAATAATTCCATTTTTGTGTCGAAGCAACTTTTAATGGTAGCAGTTGCATATATTCTTCCGCTCGCTGATACCACCATTGTGATAATAAACCGCCTTGCGCAAAAAACTTCCCCGTTTGTTGGCGGGCGCGACCACACTACGCATAATTTATTTTATAGAGGTATTACTGAAAAGAGAATTGCGGTATTATTTGGTGGAATAGGTTTTTCTTCGCTGGTCATTGTTTACATTATGGAAACAAAAATTTCATCGTGGGGAATCGAAGAGTTTTCTTTGTTCTCCATTTTCCCTATAACAGTTTTCTTTTTCCTGTTTGCCGTGACCAGAATCAAAAAAAATATTTTTAATCAGGAAGAAAAAAATCTCGAAAAGAATTCCGCAAAAGATTTAGTGAAGCATGCAGAAAAACATCTTTCATAA
- a CDS encoding lytic transglycosylase domain-containing protein, whose translation MQKNIFHKFKKLSKRGRNIWGFAILFLLLLIPLEFFIFSAKKTSDDELYWKSFLANNKIFGTIVPKNLDFAGEKVPLYDFTVIESMERELIVNTYFHSQTILMHKRANRWLPAISSILKKNGVPDDFKYISLIESNLTNSVSPKGATGFWQFVDGAGKQYGLEINDEIDERYSIEKSTEAACKYFKEAYKTFGNWTLAAASYNIGMDGLKNQIEKQKANSYYDLSLNEETSRYIFRILAVKEIISNPKNYGYQLRTKDLYPPIPTQKISIDSSVTDLATFAQKNNVSYKILKYFNPWLRKNSLSNKEKKSYTFDFPKPGFNEEYLARLASSDSLGMTVSSSAEISPSSIDSVKK comes from the coding sequence ATGCAGAAAAACATCTTTCATAAATTCAAAAAACTTTCAAAGCGCGGAAGAAATATCTGGGGATTTGCCATTCTTTTTTTATTGCTATTGATTCCGCTGGAGTTTTTCATTTTCTCTGCGAAGAAAACCAGCGATGATGAACTTTACTGGAAATCATTTCTCGCAAACAATAAAATTTTCGGAACCATTGTCCCGAAGAATCTGGATTTTGCAGGAGAAAAAGTTCCACTTTACGATTTCACAGTGATTGAAAGCATGGAAAGAGAATTAATAGTGAACACCTATTTTCATTCGCAGACAATTTTAATGCACAAGCGCGCGAACAGATGGCTTCCTGCAATTTCTTCCATCCTGAAAAAAAACGGAGTGCCCGATGATTTCAAATATATTTCGCTCATTGAAAGCAATCTTACTAATTCTGTTTCTCCGAAAGGCGCAACGGGTTTCTGGCAATTTGTGGATGGTGCTGGAAAACAATATGGATTGGAAATTAATGATGAGATTGACGAGCGTTACTCGATTGAAAAATCCACCGAAGCCGCCTGCAAATATTTTAAAGAAGCGTATAAAACTTTCGGCAACTGGACGCTTGCGGCTGCTTCCTATAATATAGGTATGGATGGTTTGAAAAATCAAATCGAGAAACAAAAAGCAAATTCCTACTATGATTTATCGCTGAACGAGGAAACTTCACGATATATTTTCAGAATCCTTGCAGTGAAAGAAATAATTTCAAATCCCAAAAATTACGGCTACCAGTTGCGCACAAAAGATTTATATCCGCCAATCCCCACGCAAAAAATTTCTATTGACAGCAGCGTAACCGACCTCGCAACATTCGCGCAGAAAAATAATGTGAGTTATAAAATTCTGAAATACTTTAATCCATGGCTGAGAAAAAATTCTCTCTCGAACAAAGAAAAAAAATCTTACACTTTCGATTTTCCAAAGCCGGGTTTCAACGAAGAATATCTGGCGCGACTTGCTTCTTCCGATAGTTTGGGAATGACCGTGAGTTCTTCCGCAGAAATTTCCCCTTCCTCTATTGATTCCGTCAAAAAGTAA
- the uvrA gene encoding excinuclease ABC subunit UvrA — MSEVEALIPEVQSETEFLEVIGARVHNLKNIDVSIPRNKLVVITGLSGSGKSSLAFDTIYAEGQRRYIETFSAYARQFLGEMERPDVDKITGLSPVISIEQKTVSRNPRSTVGTITEIYDFMRLLFARVSDTYSYVTGEKMVRYTSEQILDLIRKKFKGGKITILSPIVRARKGHYRELFEQFRKNGFTKVRTDGHIVQMKHNMSLDRYKVHDVELVIDTVEVRFENEKRLNDSISLAMKHGKGTIMIIEEKKDTATYFSRNLMCPTSGISYDEPQPNTFSFNSPYGACPKCNGLGHISEIDVHKIIPDFNKSIFKGGIIPIGEFKGNWIFRQLEAIAHKYHFSLRDPIKKIPEHALNIILYGSDEIFKVQNDPHSTAFNYSLSFEGIVNFLIRQNDESTSPSLSRWVEDFMNEKICPECNGSRLKKEAQYFKIGNKSISDLSQMDITELQKWFDGIENRLDETKKIIAKEILKEIRKRIQFLIDVGLDYITLDRSAQTLSGGEAQRIRLATQIGSQLVNVLYILDEPSIGLHQRDNKKLIHALQNLRNIGNSVIVVEHDKEMILAADYVIDIGPAAGMHGGKIVGVMADGKWQMTDGEKKSLTRDYLSGKKIIPVPHTRRKGNGNFLELKFAKGNNLKSVSVKFPLGEFICVTGVSGSGKSTLINETLYPILSHHFYRSHQKPLSYGYIEGLEHIDKVIEVDQSPIGRTPRSNPATYTGVFSDIRNLFSQLPEAKIRGYKPGRFSFNVKGGRCETCGGAGVRTIEMNFLPDVYVECETCGGKRYNRETLEIRYKGKAISDVLNMSIEEAVNFFEAIPNIIQKIRALKNVGLGYITLGQSSVTLSGGEAQRVKLATELSKRDTGKTFYILDEPTTGLHFEDIRILLEVLNKLVESGNTVLVIEHNMDVIKVVDHIIDLGPEGGEKGGTIVCEGTPEEILDNKFSYTAKYLRKEILQ; from the coding sequence ATGAGCGAAGTTGAAGCATTAATTCCTGAAGTGCAATCGGAAACTGAGTTCCTCGAAGTGATTGGCGCGCGCGTTCACAACCTGAAGAATATTGATGTTTCCATTCCAAGAAATAAATTAGTTGTCATTACCGGTTTGAGCGGAAGCGGAAAATCTTCGCTCGCATTCGATACGATTTATGCGGAAGGACAACGAAGATACATTGAAACTTTTTCTGCGTACGCGCGGCAGTTTCTCGGAGAGATGGAGCGACCGGATGTGGATAAAATCACCGGACTTTCCCCGGTAATTTCCATCGAACAAAAAACCGTGAGCAGAAATCCGCGTTCAACGGTTGGAACCATTACGGAGATTTATGATTTCATGCGATTGCTTTTCGCGCGCGTGTCCGATACGTACTCGTATGTCACGGGCGAAAAAATGGTGCGCTACACTTCCGAACAAATTCTGGATTTGATTCGAAAAAAATTCAAGGGGGGAAAAATTACAATCCTTTCTCCTATTGTTCGTGCACGCAAAGGGCATTACCGCGAACTTTTTGAGCAGTTCAGAAAAAATGGTTTTACAAAAGTTCGAACGGACGGACACATTGTGCAGATGAAACATAACATGTCGCTCGACCGCTATAAAGTTCACGATGTAGAATTGGTTATTGACACAGTGGAAGTGCGATTTGAAAATGAAAAACGTTTGAACGATTCTATTTCTCTTGCGATGAAGCATGGAAAAGGAACGATTATGATTATCGAAGAAAAGAAAGATACCGCAACTTACTTCAGCAGAAATTTAATGTGCCCGACTTCAGGAATTTCTTACGATGAACCGCAGCCGAATACTTTTTCTTTCAACTCTCCCTATGGTGCCTGTCCGAAATGCAACGGGCTCGGACATATAAGCGAAATTGACGTTCACAAAATAATTCCCGATTTCAATAAAAGTATTTTCAAAGGAGGAATCATTCCCATAGGAGAATTTAAAGGCAACTGGATTTTCAGGCAACTCGAGGCCATCGCGCATAAATATCATTTTTCATTGCGCGACCCGATTAAAAAAATTCCTGAACACGCACTGAATATTATTCTTTACGGCTCGGATGAAATTTTCAAAGTGCAGAATGATCCGCACAGCACCGCCTTTAATTATTCTCTTTCGTTCGAAGGCATCGTGAACTTTTTAATCCGCCAGAATGATGAATCAACTTCTCCATCGCTCAGCAGGTGGGTGGAAGATTTCATGAATGAAAAAATTTGTCCCGAATGCAACGGCTCACGCCTGAAAAAAGAAGCGCAATATTTTAAAATTGGCAACAAAAGTATTTCCGATTTATCGCAGATGGATATAACTGAATTACAAAAATGGTTTGATGGAATTGAAAACCGCTTGGATGAAACAAAAAAAATAATCGCTAAAGAAATCCTGAAAGAAATCAGAAAGCGAATTCAATTCCTGATTGATGTTGGATTAGATTACATCACTCTTGACAGAAGCGCGCAAACGCTTTCAGGCGGTGAGGCACAGCGAATTCGCCTTGCAACACAAATCGGTTCGCAGTTAGTGAATGTGCTTTATATTCTTGACGAACCGAGTATCGGATTGCATCAGCGCGACAATAAAAAATTAATTCATGCGCTTCAGAATCTCCGCAACATAGGGAATTCGGTGATTGTTGTGGAGCACGATAAAGAAATGATTCTCGCTGCTGATTATGTAATTGATATTGGTCCGGCAGCAGGAATGCACGGAGGAAAAATTGTCGGAGTGATGGCAGATGGAAAATGGCAGATGACAGATGGTGAAAAAAAATCTTTGACACGAGATTATCTTTCTGGAAAAAAAATTATTCCTGTTCCTCATACAAGAAGAAAAGGAAACGGAAATTTTCTTGAACTCAAATTCGCAAAAGGTAATAATCTTAAAAGTGTTTCTGTAAAATTTCCACTGGGGGAATTTATTTGTGTTACCGGAGTTTCAGGCAGCGGAAAATCCACGCTCATCAATGAAACCCTTTACCCGATTCTCAGCCATCACTTTTATCGCTCGCATCAGAAACCGCTTTCGTATGGATACATCGAAGGGCTTGAACACATTGATAAAGTGATTGAAGTTGACCAATCGCCTATAGGAAGAACTCCCCGCTCTAATCCTGCTACGTACACCGGAGTTTTTTCTGATATTAGAAATTTATTTTCTCAACTTCCCGAAGCAAAAATCCGCGGATACAAGCCCGGAAGATTTTCTTTCAATGTGAAAGGCGGCCGCTGCGAAACCTGCGGAGGAGCAGGCGTTCGCACAATTGAAATGAATTTTCTTCCCGATGTATATGTGGAATGCGAAACCTGCGGAGGAAAAAGATATAATAGAGAAACTTTGGAAATACGTTACAAGGGGAAAGCTATTTCGGATGTTTTAAATATGAGTATTGAGGAAGCGGTAAATTTTTTTGAAGCGATTCCAAATATTATTCAGAAAATCCGCGCGCTGAAAAATGTGGGGCTGGGTTATATTACACTCGGACAATCTTCGGTTACACTTTCCGGAGGAGAAGCGCAGCGCGTGAAACTTGCTACTGAACTTTCCAAGCGCGACACAGGAAAAACATTTTACATTCTTGACGAACCAACCACCGGTTTGCATTTCGAAGACATCCGCATTCTTTTGGAAGTGCTGAATAAATTAGTTGAAAGCGGAAACACGGTTCTCGTCATTGAGCACAACATGGATGTAATAAAAGTTGTCGACCACATTATTGACCTTGGTCCAGAAGGCGGAGAAAAAGGCGGAACGATTGTATGCGAAGGAACGCCCGAAGAAATTCTCGACAATAAATTTTCCTATACTGCAAAATATCTTCGCAAGGAAATTCTGCAATAA
- a CDS encoding TIGR00730 family Rossman fold protein, whose protein sequence is MTNKDDARIREAFEQKDWSDIKATDAWQIFRIMSEFVEGFEKMSKIGPCVSVFGSARTKQATRYYKLAEEIAFKLTRSGYGVISGGGPGIMEAANRGAKAGGGKSVGLNIELPFEQKPNPYIDNDKLISFKYFFVRKVIFLKYSQGFVALPGGFGTLDELSEALTLIQTDKVARFPIVLVGKDYWKGITDWLKNTALKEGNISAEDMDLFSVADTADEVVSVIDKFYSKYMLKPNF, encoded by the coding sequence ATGACAAACAAAGATGATGCGCGCATTCGTGAAGCATTTGAACAAAAGGACTGGAGCGATATAAAAGCTACGGACGCCTGGCAGATTTTCAGAATTATGTCGGAGTTTGTGGAAGGGTTTGAAAAAATGTCGAAGATTGGTCCCTGCGTTTCCGTATTTGGTTCCGCGCGAACAAAACAAGCAACGCGCTATTATAAACTCGCGGAAGAAATTGCTTTCAAACTCACGCGCTCCGGTTACGGAGTAATTTCAGGCGGAGGGCCGGGGATTATGGAAGCGGCAAACCGCGGAGCGAAAGCAGGCGGAGGAAAATCCGTTGGGCTGAACATTGAACTTCCTTTCGAACAAAAACCAAATCCATATATTGATAACGATAAATTAATTTCATTCAAATACTTTTTCGTTCGCAAAGTAATTTTTCTGAAATACTCGCAGGGGTTTGTAGCATTGCCCGGTGGATTCGGTACGCTCGATGAACTCAGCGAAGCGCTCACACTTATTCAAACAGATAAAGTCGCAAGGTTTCCGATTGTTCTCGTTGGAAAAGATTACTGGAAAGGAATTACCGATTGGTTGAAAAATACTGCACTCAAAGAAGGAAACATCAGCGCTGAAGACATGGATTTATTTTCTGTTGCCGATACTGCCGATGAAGTGGTGAGCGTGATTGATAAATTTTATTCGAAGTATATGCTGAAGCCAAACTTTTAA
- a CDS encoding DUF4159 domain-containing protein has product MGYKRNVGYRSVGKKFISSISLIAFISLLFSFSPPTYQIARLKYNGGGDWYVSPTSLPNLIRFCNKNLGTNINEEENVVETGSKDIFNFPFVHMTGHGNVSFSTQEAENLRNYMISGGFLNINDSYGMNIFIRREMKKVFPETDFVELPPSHPIFHQKYDFPNGIPKIHEHDGKPAQAFGIIYNGRLVCLFNFECDIGDGWEDPEVHHDSEETRQKALKMGANIIQYVFMGENSIKK; this is encoded by the coding sequence ATGGGATATAAGAGAAATGTGGGATATAGAAGCGTGGGGAAAAAATTTATTTCCTCTATTTCCCTTATTGCTTTTATTTCCCTGCTGTTTTCTTTTTCCCCACCCACTTACCAAATCGCGCGCTTGAAATATAACGGTGGCGGTGATTGGTATGTGAGCCCGACTTCTCTTCCGAATCTAATTCGCTTCTGCAATAAAAATCTCGGAACAAATATTAATGAAGAAGAAAATGTGGTGGAAACCGGAAGCAAAGACATTTTTAATTTCCCCTTTGTACACATGACCGGGCATGGAAATGTTTCTTTCTCCACGCAAGAAGCAGAGAATCTGCGGAACTATATGATAAGCGGAGGATTTCTGAACATCAATGACAGTTACGGAATGAATATTTTTATTCGCAGGGAAATGAAAAAAGTTTTTCCTGAAACTGATTTTGTTGAACTTCCTCCATCCCATCCCATCTTCCATCAGAAATATGATTTCCCCAATGGCATTCCGAAAATTCACGAGCACGATGGAAAACCCGCGCAGGCATTTGGAATTATTTACAACGGAAGATTGGTTTGCCTTTTTAATTTTGAGTGCGACATCGGTGATGGTTGGGAAGATCCCGAAGTGCATCATGATTCGGAAGAGACACGGCAGAAAGCATTGAAGATGGGTGCAAACATTATTCAGTATGTTTTCATGGGAGAAAATTCTATAAAGAAATAG
- a CDS encoding tetratricopeptide repeat protein — MKLIFISRRTNPVFFGTFLFLAIAFTSCTSTIGLEVLKPADVTLPPDIQKFTLVNRTKPDKKNQVWNVVEGILTGEGIYQDREGADQTLSGLMQIMQRTPRYTITQASIEYKGTGTEVFAPLLPWEEVELLCQQYNSEALIVLESFDSDSRLTYDSKPVQVHFPCWDLNKNGIKDAAEDVNHDRIWDSRDCQAANHPVEDQVITTSEFYTHAQVEIKTGWRIYFPKEKRIVDEFRFSDFKNFDGKGPTPEAATASLPNKRECVKQTGFHAGDKYGFRISPQWINVSRYFYTRGNDFMKEAGKKARKINDWKGAMEIWKKEALNTDRKISWHANYNMAVACEREGNLDVALEWAKKSFEIRRKNAAAQYVNTLNYRIAEKKRADEQMEGKK, encoded by the coding sequence ATGAAACTAATTTTTATTAGCCGAAGGACTAATCCAGTATTCTTCGGGACTTTTTTATTTCTTGCCATTGCTTTTACAAGTTGCACCTCAACGATTGGTTTGGAAGTTTTGAAACCGGCAGATGTAACTCTTCCGCCTGACATTCAAAAATTCACACTCGTCAATCGAACAAAGCCCGACAAAAAAAATCAGGTATGGAATGTTGTGGAGGGAATTTTAACCGGAGAAGGAATTTATCAGGACAGAGAAGGAGCCGACCAAACGCTTTCCGGTTTAATGCAAATCATGCAGCGCACACCGCGCTATACAATCACTCAGGCATCTATTGAATACAAAGGAACCGGCACGGAAGTTTTTGCACCACTGCTTCCATGGGAAGAAGTTGAACTTTTATGCCAGCAATATAATTCAGAAGCGCTGATTGTCCTTGAATCTTTTGATTCGGATTCCCGTTTGACTTACGATTCAAAACCGGTGCAGGTGCATTTTCCCTGCTGGGATTTGAACAAGAATGGAATTAAAGATGCTGCGGAAGATGTGAACCACGATCGTATTTGGGATTCGCGCGATTGCCAGGCGGCAAATCATCCGGTGGAAGACCAGGTAATCACTACCTCAGAATTTTACACGCACGCACAAGTAGAAATAAAAACCGGCTGGAGAATTTATTTTCCGAAAGAAAAAAGAATTGTGGATGAATTCCGTTTTTCAGATTTCAAAAACTTTGATGGAAAAGGTCCGACACCGGAAGCGGCTACTGCGTCACTGCCGAATAAACGCGAGTGTGTGAAGCAAACAGGTTTCCATGCAGGGGATAAATATGGTTTCAGAATTTCTCCCCAGTGGATTAATGTGTCGAGATATTTTTACACGCGCGGAAATGATTTCATGAAAGAAGCAGGAAAAAAAGCAAGAAAGATTAATGACTGGAAAGGCGCTATGGAAATCTGGAAAAAGGAGGCGCTGAACACCGACAGAAAAATTTCCTGGCATGCGAACTATAACATGGCAGTTGCCTGCGAGCGCGAAGGAAATTTAGATGTGGCTCTTGAGTGGGCAAAAAAATCATTCGAGATTAGAAGAAAAAATGCAGCAGCGCAATATGTGAATACGCTCAACTATCGGATTGCTGAAAAGAAAAGAGCGGATGAGCAGATGGAAGGAAAAAAATAA